In a single window of the Acidobacteriota bacterium genome:
- a CDS encoding tetratricopeptide repeat protein — protein MTRRALLSFIPSLGILSLGILILGFAPPVRAVSTDTIVTMAFENLSGRPEYNWVGESFAAALADLLDKPGLVAIRPDERNVAYKQEGLPPTAILTRATMIKIAERAGANLVVMGTYRIAGEGRDSTITITARVIDIQEGRLAGKEYNRGGPLVDLQRLQGDLAYEILYQHNQALPFSRDQISTDATGAPIGAFENFIKGTLTRDRDARVGFLDRAIKEYFEKTKSQYIPAVFELGRIRFEAAEYKEALEQLNLVDEKNPRYDEAQFYVGVAQDALGQTEPALATLKKLASRLPLFEVYNNIGVLLIKQKKYKEAIDHLKPATDAAPRDTDTLFNLGYACFLTKDNANAAAALKAETKLRASDGEAYYILSKALASEGDQPGAAAASDQAKKLLPSFAQWETKGMPPLARVKTGFSKINYYRYKREQDERLNSQTHITSLTPQADQLLETARSAFLAGRDADALEALGKLLQTSPQNYDAHFLMGRVYERKGDFDRATNALKAAVFWNPKLVPAHVLLGRIAVLKNDCAGAQASAGRALEIDPNDQDAQALKRLISQKCSSN, from the coding sequence ATGACAAGACGAGCGCTACTATCATTCATTCCCTCTCTGGGCATCCTCTCTCTGGGCATTCTTATTTTGGGGTTTGCGCCGCCTGTCCGAGCGGTTTCGACCGACACAATCGTGACGATGGCGTTCGAAAACCTATCCGGACGGCCGGAATACAACTGGGTCGGTGAAAGCTTCGCCGCGGCGCTGGCCGACCTGCTCGACAAACCTGGACTGGTGGCGATCAGGCCGGACGAGCGAAACGTCGCCTATAAACAGGAAGGCCTCCCGCCGACGGCGATACTCACGCGCGCTACCATGATCAAGATCGCCGAGCGCGCGGGAGCCAACCTGGTAGTGATGGGAACCTACCGCATCGCGGGTGAAGGACGCGACAGCACCATAACGATCACCGCTCGGGTGATAGATATTCAAGAGGGCCGGCTCGCCGGGAAAGAGTACAATCGCGGAGGCCCGCTCGTTGATCTGCAAAGGCTCCAGGGCGATCTCGCCTACGAGATCCTTTATCAGCACAATCAGGCTCTCCCGTTCTCGCGCGATCAGATCTCGACCGATGCGACCGGGGCGCCGATCGGGGCGTTCGAGAACTTCATCAAGGGCACGCTCACCCGCGACCGCGACGCGCGTGTCGGCTTCCTCGATCGCGCGATCAAAGAGTATTTCGAAAAGACCAAGAGCCAATATATCCCGGCAGTCTTCGAGCTGGGCCGTATTCGGTTTGAAGCCGCCGAATACAAAGAAGCGCTCGAACAACTGAACCTGGTCGACGAGAAGAATCCGCGTTACGACGAGGCCCAGTTCTACGTGGGCGTGGCGCAAGACGCACTGGGGCAGACTGAGCCGGCGCTTGCGACGCTCAAGAAGCTCGCGTCGAGGCTGCCGCTGTTTGAGGTCTACAACAACATCGGCGTGCTGCTCATAAAGCAAAAGAAGTACAAGGAAGCCATCGATCACCTCAAGCCTGCCACGGATGCCGCGCCACGCGACACCGACACGCTGTTCAATCTGGGGTACGCCTGCTTCCTGACGAAAGACAACGCAAACGCGGCGGCTGCCCTAAAGGCCGAGACGAAGCTGCGGGCTTCGGATGGCGAAGCGTATTACATCTTGAGCAAAGCGCTGGCATCGGAGGGCGATCAGCCGGGTGCGGCCGCGGCTTCCGATCAGGCGAAGAAACTTCTGCCGTCGTTTGCGCAGTGGGAGACGAAGGGGATGCCGCCACTGGCGCGCGTCAAGACTGGGTTCAGCAAGATCAACTATTATCGCTACAAGCGCGAGCAGGACGAGCGGCTGAACAGCCAGACTCACATAACCAGCTTGACGCCGCAAGCGGATCAGCTCCTGGAGACCGCCCGCAGTGCATTTCTCGCGGGCCGGGATGCCGACGCCTTAGAGGCGCTCGGGAAGCTGTTGCAGACGTCGCCGCAGAACTACGACGCGCACTTCTTGATGGGCCGAGTGTACGAACGAAAGGGCGATTTCGATAGAGCTACGAACGCGTTGAAAGCGGCGGTGTTTTGGAATCCGAAACTCGTACCCGCGCACGTGTTGCTTGGTCGAATCGCCGTCTTGAAGAACGACTGCGCGGGAGCTCAAGCCTCGGCTGGTAGAGCGCTGGAGATCGACCCAAACGATCAAGACGCGCAAGCACTCAAGCGGCTGATCTCGCAAAAATGCAGCAGCAATTGA
- the acs gene encoding acetate--CoA ligase: protein MSSSNIDSVLNEKRVFEPSPEFSQGAHIKSLEQYKQLYREAEEDTEKFWGRIAGELHWFRKWDKVLEWDAPWAKWFVGGQINLSYNCLDRHVATWRRNKAAIIWEGEPGDVRTFTYQQLLIEVSKFANVLKSLGIQKGDTVAIYMGMTPELPIAMLACARIGAAHSVVFGGFSANALVDRINDAQCKAVITQDGSHRRGAEIPLKATVDEALPSCPSVKTVIVYKRTGSEIHMEWGRDHWWHDVMADASDHCEAEPLDAEHPLYILYTSGSTGKPKGVVHTTGGYSVGTFITAKWVFDLKDEDVYWCTADIGWVTGHSYIVYGPLQNGATTVMYEGAPNHPEPDRFWRMIERHKVNIFYTAPTAIRAFMKWGERWPRRYEMKSLRLLGTVGEPINPEAWMWYREVIGRERCPIVDTWWQTETGMIMITPLPGAIATKPGSATKPFPGVIADVVTRQGEPVPPGSGGYLVLRRPWPAMLRTIFNDPDRYVSQYWTEIPGVYFAGDGARKDEDGYFWIMGRVDDVINVSGHRLSTMEVESALVAHPMVAEAAVVARPDEVKGQAISAFVTLELGNEPSNELKEELRRWVAKEIGALAKPDDIRFSDALPKTRSGKIMRRLLREIASGGEVRGDTTTLEDFGVLAKLKEEEE, encoded by the coding sequence GTGTCGAGTTCCAATATTGACTCCGTGCTCAACGAGAAGCGGGTATTTGAGCCGTCTCCCGAGTTCAGCCAGGGAGCCCACATCAAAAGCCTCGAGCAATACAAGCAACTCTATCGCGAGGCCGAAGAGGATACCGAGAAGTTTTGGGGTCGCATCGCCGGCGAGCTTCATTGGTTTCGCAAGTGGGACAAGGTCCTTGAATGGGACGCGCCCTGGGCAAAGTGGTTCGTTGGCGGGCAGATCAACCTCTCTTACAACTGTCTCGATCGCCACGTCGCGACCTGGCGCAGAAACAAAGCCGCCATTATCTGGGAAGGCGAGCCAGGCGATGTCCGAACCTTCACTTATCAACAACTGCTCATCGAAGTTTCGAAGTTTGCAAATGTCTTGAAGTCGCTTGGCATTCAGAAGGGCGACACTGTAGCGATCTACATGGGCATGACGCCCGAGCTCCCGATTGCGATGCTCGCATGCGCGCGAATCGGCGCGGCTCATTCCGTTGTGTTCGGAGGCTTCTCAGCCAACGCGCTGGTGGATCGTATCAACGACGCGCAGTGCAAAGCGGTCATTACTCAAGATGGCTCTCACCGACGAGGCGCGGAGATTCCTCTCAAAGCGACGGTCGATGAAGCGCTGCCGTCGTGTCCTTCAGTCAAGACGGTCATCGTATACAAACGAACCGGGTCCGAGATCCACATGGAATGGGGGCGCGATCACTGGTGGCACGACGTGATGGCCGACGCTTCCGATCACTGCGAAGCCGAACCTCTTGACGCCGAGCATCCGCTCTACATCCTCTACACATCGGGGAGCACCGGTAAGCCAAAGGGCGTCGTGCACACGACCGGCGGCTACTCGGTCGGCACCTTCATAACCGCCAAGTGGGTGTTCGATCTGAAGGACGAAGACGTCTACTGGTGCACCGCGGACATTGGATGGGTGACCGGTCACAGCTACATCGTGTACGGGCCGCTGCAAAACGGCGCGACCACCGTCATGTATGAAGGCGCACCCAATCACCCCGAGCCCGATCGCTTTTGGCGAATGATCGAGCGGCATAAAGTGAACATCTTCTACACCGCGCCGACTGCAATCCGAGCCTTCATGAAGTGGGGCGAGCGGTGGCCGCGCCGCTACGAGATGAAAAGCTTGAGACTGTTGGGCACGGTGGGTGAGCCTATCAATCCCGAAGCGTGGATGTGGTATCGCGAAGTCATCGGCCGCGAGCGCTGCCCGATCGTGGACACGTGGTGGCAGACCGAGACCGGAATGATAATGATCACGCCGCTGCCGGGAGCGATCGCGACCAAGCCCGGCTCCGCAACCAAGCCGTTTCCCGGAGTGATCGCCGACGTGGTCACTCGTCAGGGTGAACCGGTGCCCCCGGGATCGGGCGGATACCTGGTCCTCAGACGACCCTGGCCCGCGATGCTGCGAACGATTTTCAACGACCCGGATCGCTACGTCAGTCAGTACTGGACTGAGATACCCGGCGTCTACTTCGCTGGGGACGGCGCGCGAAAAGATGAGGACGGCTACTTCTGGATCATGGGCCGGGTTGACGACGTGATCAACGTGTCGGGACACAGGCTCTCCACGATGGAGGTGGAATCGGCGCTGGTAGCCCATCCCATGGTGGCGGAAGCCGCGGTTGTCGCGAGACCGGATGAGGTGAAGGGCCAGGCAATCTCGGCGTTCGTAACGCTCGAGCTGGGAAACGAACCTTCGAATGAGCTGAAGGAAGAGCTGCGCCGATGGGTGGCGAAAGAGATAGGCGCGCTCGCCAAGCCCGACGACATTCGGTTCAGCGACGCGTTACCCAAGACGCGAAGCGGCAAGATCATGCGTCGTTTGCTTCGCGAGATCGCATCGGGCGGTGAGGTTCGAGGCGACACGACGACGCTCGAAGATTTCGGCGTGCTGGCCAAACTAAAGGAAGAAGAAGAATGA
- a CDS encoding HAD family hydrolase, whose protein sequence is MISVSLMLFDLDGTLIDSKTDLANSINLMLNDLGRPPLAEATVGGFVGDGVRVLVHRSLTATDPDHQPPDEQLHAKGIALMHAHYADQMLKTTRLYPGVRETLDYFKSKRRAVVTSKEVRFTKIILEHFGIADCFDVIVGGDTVAWRKPDPRPVLEAVRLLEALEAGESGSTLIEAGAFPEERAAEAVMVGDSENDINAGRAAGTRTCGVTFGFRTAAELRLTDPDVLIDRFDQLTENFC, encoded by the coding sequence ATGATTTCCGTTTCCTTAATGCTTTTCGATCTCGACGGCACGCTCATAGACTCGAAGACCGATTTAGCCAACTCGATTAACTTGATGCTTAACGACCTCGGGCGTCCGCCGTTGGCAGAAGCGACGGTCGGTGGCTTCGTCGGGGACGGCGTTCGCGTTCTGGTTCATCGCTCGCTCACCGCTACCGATCCTGATCATCAACCGCCCGACGAACAGCTACACGCCAAGGGCATCGCTCTGATGCACGCGCACTATGCTGACCAGATGCTGAAGACTACCAGGCTCTACCCGGGCGTGCGCGAAACGCTCGACTACTTCAAGAGCAAGCGCAGGGCGGTTGTCACAAGCAAAGAAGTGCGCTTCACCAAGATCATCCTGGAGCACTTCGGAATCGCAGACTGCTTCGACGTTATCGTGGGCGGCGACACGGTAGCGTGGCGTAAACCCGACCCGCGCCCTGTGCTGGAGGCGGTCAGGTTGCTCGAGGCGCTCGAAGCCGGCGAGTCTGGCTCAACCCTGATTGAAGCCGGCGCTTTCCCCGAAGAACGGGCCGCCGAAGCGGTGATGGTTGGCGACAGCGAGAACGACATCAACGCCGGCCGCGCGGCGGGCACTCGAACGTGCGGGGTCACCTTTGGGTTTCGCACTGCTGCAGAGTTGCGTCTGACTGACCCCGATGTGCTCATCGACCGGTTCGATCAACTGACGGAGAATTTCTGCTGA
- a CDS encoding HAD-IIIA family hydrolase: MIDAGQNILERARRIKLLILDCDGVLTDGRIIMLPDGDETKAFDVKDGHAMVMAQRAGLRIAIISGRKSSVVRARAKELGVAHLHEMAWVKAEPYEKILAEEGLRDEEVCYVGDDVVDIPLLRRAGLAVAVGDAVEETKQHSQVVTRRAGGRGAVREVIELILKAQDKWDEALARYLD, translated from the coding sequence GTGATTGACGCAGGTCAAAACATCCTCGAGCGCGCGCGCCGGATCAAGCTGCTGATCCTGGACTGCGACGGCGTGCTCACGGACGGGCGAATCATAATGTTGCCCGACGGCGACGAGACCAAGGCCTTCGACGTTAAGGACGGTCACGCGATGGTTATGGCTCAACGCGCCGGGCTGCGGATTGCGATCATCTCAGGCCGCAAGTCCTCAGTGGTGCGAGCGCGCGCAAAGGAGCTTGGTGTCGCGCACCTGCACGAGATGGCCTGGGTGAAGGCTGAGCCTTATGAAAAGATACTCGCCGAGGAAGGGTTGAGAGATGAAGAAGTCTGCTACGTCGGGGACGATGTTGTCGACATACCTCTGCTGCGGCGGGCGGGGTTGGCCGTCGCGGTCGGCGACGCGGTTGAAGAGACCAAACAACACTCACAGGTCGTGACCAGGCGCGCCGGAGGCCGAGGCGCGGTGCGCGAGGTGATCGAGCTCATCCTCAAGGCTCAAGACAAGTGGGATGAAGCGCTCGCGCGTTACCTGGACTGA
- a CDS encoding ABC transporter ATP-binding protein has translation MDDILIVEDLVKHYPIRKGVVPKTVGYVRAVDGISFSIPRGKTLGLVGESGCGKTTAGRAILRLIEPTSGRVIFDGHDVFSLREREMRRLRREMQIIFQDPFGSLNPRMTVGAMLEEPILVHGIGSEDEREESPDESRNSRERNQSGLTLTRAQGRARRRVAELLTLVGLSPEHASRYAHEFSGGQRQRIGIARALALEPKLIVCDEAVSALDVSIQAQILNLLRELQQRFNLTYLFIAHDLAVVKHISDRVAVMYLGEIVEEADTEEIFANPLHPYTQALLASIPVPVPREKRQRTRLEGDVPTPINPPEGCRFHTRCPIAIDECKLEKPPLVEISPGHRVACIRTDVSATLIPKIV, from the coding sequence ATGGACGACATCCTCATCGTCGAAGACCTCGTCAAGCACTACCCTATTCGCAAGGGCGTTGTCCCCAAGACCGTCGGATATGTGCGAGCGGTTGACGGTATTTCGTTTTCGATCCCACGCGGGAAAACGCTCGGGCTCGTCGGCGAGTCGGGTTGTGGCAAGACGACTGCAGGGCGCGCGATCCTCAGATTGATCGAGCCGACTTCCGGGCGAGTAATCTTCGACGGTCACGATGTGTTCTCGCTGCGCGAGCGCGAGATGCGCCGGCTGCGCCGCGAGATGCAGATCATCTTTCAAGACCCATTCGGTTCGCTGAACCCGCGAATGACTGTAGGCGCGATGCTCGAAGAACCGATCCTGGTTCACGGAATTGGCTCCGAAGATGAACGCGAAGAATCACCCGATGAGTCGAGGAATTCCCGCGAGCGGAACCAATCCGGGCTGACGCTCACCCGGGCCCAAGGTCGTGCGCGGCGGCGGGTTGCCGAGCTTCTCACACTTGTAGGGCTTAGCCCCGAACACGCGAGCCGTTACGCCCACGAATTCTCAGGTGGTCAGCGACAGCGCATAGGCATCGCGCGAGCGCTTGCGCTCGAGCCAAAGCTCATCGTCTGCGACGAGGCGGTATCGGCGCTCGACGTTTCAATTCAGGCGCAAATACTGAACCTGCTCCGCGAGCTTCAGCAGCGGTTCAATCTCACGTACCTGTTCATCGCGCACGACCTGGCCGTGGTCAAACATATATCCGATCGTGTCGCTGTTATGTATCTGGGCGAGATAGTCGAGGAAGCCGATACCGAAGAGATTTTTGCGAACCCGCTGCATCCTTACACGCAGGCTTTGCTGGCCTCGATACCGGTGCCCGTGCCGCGCGAAAAGCGACAGCGAACTCGCCTGGAGGGCGACGTTCCTACTCCGATCAATCCTCCCGAAGGTTGCCGCTTTCACACCCGTTGCCCCATCGCAATCGACGAGTGCAAGCTGGAAAAGCCGCCGCTTGTGGAAATCAGTCCCGGACACCGGGTGGCCTGCATCCGAACGGACGTATCCGCGACGCTTATTCCGAAGATTGTGTGA
- a CDS encoding NYN domain-containing protein — MRGKITIFIDGNNLFHAARSVGVEIDYAKFLNFLRGDSPLLRAFFYTGVDEKAERQQGFLLWMRRNGYRVVEKELKTYADGTKKANLDVEIAVDMLSLADKYDTAVLVSGDEDFSYAINAVAYKGVRVELAGFRSNTSPRLIDVADQFIELDSHIDEITKADSRYNVHNHNHHSGSHYVSNRNSGAFPRVQDSGAFTRVQDDEADVPAGCEAATER; from the coding sequence ATGAGGGGAAAGATAACGATTTTTATTGATGGAAATAATCTGTTTCATGCGGCCCGGTCGGTTGGTGTTGAAATTGATTACGCAAAGTTTTTGAATTTTCTTCGAGGCGATTCTCCGCTTCTGAGGGCGTTCTTCTATACCGGAGTCGACGAGAAGGCTGAACGCCAGCAGGGCTTCCTGCTATGGATGCGCAGGAACGGTTATCGAGTAGTCGAGAAGGAACTGAAGACCTACGCGGACGGCACCAAGAAAGCCAACCTCGACGTCGAGATCGCCGTCGACATGCTTTCGCTCGCAGACAAGTACGACACGGCGGTGCTGGTCTCAGGCGATGAAGATTTCTCCTACGCGATAAACGCAGTCGCCTACAAAGGCGTGCGCGTCGAACTGGCGGGGTTTCGCAGCAACACCAGCCCGCGGTTGATCGACGTTGCCGATCAGTTCATCGAGCTTGATTCTCACATCGATGAGATCACAAAAGCTGACAGCCGCTACAATGTGCACAATCATAACCACCATTCGGGAAGCCACTACGTATCGAACCGGAACAGCGGCGCCTTCCCGCGCGTGCAAGATAGCGGCGCGTTCACGCGGGTGCAAGACGACGAGGCCGACGTCCCGGCGGGTTGTGAGGCTGCCACAGAGCGGTGA